ATGCTGGTGGGTACAATTGTTTGACACCCCAAAACATGCTTCGGAAATTAAAGCACTCGGCTTTCTTTCTTGGTAATTTTCAAGTGCATGTTTGAAAGATTCTTTCTTCGGATCTGCCAAACTTTCAAATGATCTATTTGGCTGAGTGTTCGAGCTATTCCAGCTACTTTTCTTACCCTGGCACTCTCTAATATGACCATCTTCTTGAGGATAAATTCTTAAATTCTGGTTAGTTTGTGAAGGAAACCACCCTTTGCATATTTCTACATCATCATGCCTCAAGTCTATTATCATCTTTGGCTTCCTTTGGAATCTCTCACTCTCAGAATAATCAACTGATCCACAACCTGCATATAGATCCTCATCTCTTTGCCAATCTTGTTTGTCCTCTGTGTCTCTGTAAGTTCTTCCATCTCTATCTACCTGATGTGAAAATGGTAACCTCTTGCTAAGATTAAGGTTGTCTCTCTTGAAAGCAAATTGTGGAGGTAAGACCTGGTGTGCATGAGTACCCCAACCATCCACAGAAATTTGTTCTGGTTTTGGTCTTAGTTTTTCCTCACTAAGAGGATCATATCTGGGCTTTATTTTCAGAACGCCTTTTGGCAGCCGCATAGATGGTTCCCCTGATTTATctggcaatgcttgcatcatctgaATTGGCACCGAGTTTGTTACGATTGGCTTTAACTTCAGAAATccctttgcttttcttttggtgCTACAGACTAGACCACTCACAAGAACCTTTGAGTCATGACTTTGATTCATATACATCTTAGTCTTCTTCGAGAAAGGTACAGTTTCAACAATTCTGTCATTACTGTCACCCTTTTTTAAGGTACCTTCATCTGGAAATGTATTTAGATCAACTACAAAAACAGGCTTGTTCTCTTTCCTGCTGTTCCAAATTTGAACTCTTTCTTCGATACTGGTGGTTGGTCGACATCTATTCCATACCTCTTTCATCTCTACAAACACCTGAGACAGATTCTCATGGTATGATCTTAAGCTATGATAGTATTCACTTCTCTGTAAGAAGTGTATGCCTTCTCTTAAATGAGTAACCTGTGGAGAATAAAGTCCACCCCTCAATCCACTGTAGAACTTCTTGAGTGGGCTACCGAAGAACACATCAACATCCGTAAGCAGTTCTTTTATTGCAATCCAAACTGTCTCTTGGCTCATATCTGGAAGAAAAGCTGCCAGAGAAAACCTTTCATCTTCGGTTAAATAGTAATTCCAAGTCTCTACGGACAGTATCTCTTTCAGATCAGGAAGTTCATAAAGCTCATAAGGAATACCACATGTTTGACCTCCAACCATGACATACTCATAGCCCACTTCACCAAGTTCGCAGTCATCGGAATCATCACCAAGAGTCTTCTCCAGCTCATGTGTATCCTCATTTTGCAAAATGATGAAAGAGcttcgccgtaaatgatgatcatTTCCAGGCCGCTGAGGCCTTAACTTTATAATGCCCATTGCTACCAGTAGGGCAATTAGAATATGAAATTATCATTCGAGAGGCTGCAATTTCGTGCAGAAAAACTTAAACTCAAGCAACAAAATGCCTGAAAAGTAGACAACTGGAAATTAAAACACCTCTTCAGTGTAAGACGCTTAAACAAATGGCAAGCCAAAGATCACTGAAGGTTACAGTGACACTGATGAACACTTGAATTGCTGCACATGATGCACAGCATACGTACATGCAAGCATGATATACGatgcaaaaaagaagaaatttcatGGTCTATGCAATGAAAGAGGTAAGATCCTGGAGAAAGATTTCAACCAGGAATGAACTGCCAAAAAAAAAAGTCCTTGCTACCCAAACAACTGATGTAATGAGAATCAACAAAGCGACGTGAGAGTTTGATCACATTATTCACTGCACTGTTGTATGTCGGGAATTTTATAACTGTCTCTATACATGAGAACATTGCCTAATGTGTTATATAGTATTAGCTAAGTATACATCAATATGTGGACTGACATTGATATACATGAACCTAATCGACAAATTTGATCGAATATATAAAAGGTCAAGTTCAGGGACTACTGTCTAATGAGTAAAATCTATAATCTTTTACTTCTcaacaacaagaaaatttaagGATCCTTCTTGAAGGTATTCTGCTACTTATTATGTGTAAGACAGAATGCAATTTCTCTTTTTTCGGAACTGAAAAAAGCAAGACACCAATATGACAATCTACATTCATCATTGTGGCAATTCAAGGTAATCTAAAACCTAGATACTCCAGATTAGAGCAAACTGACGAGACAATTTCCATGAATCAAGCAACAGTTTCCTAAAAGTTGCAGGAATATATGTGACCACTAACAACAGACCTGTGCCCTCTCATCTCCTCATATCGATACAAGTTTCTCCATCTATAGCAAGAAAACATAGGAAAAGATGATTAAGCTCAACTGGAAGAACAAGAATCAACAGATTGAGATGGTTTATGTAACATCTCAATCTGAAATCTTGGAACATGGAACATTCTGAACCAAAATAACTGTACCTCGAACAAAGCCAATAACAAAATTTGACCACATACAGAAGAACTAAGTAGCCACGATCAACGAAGAAACATATAACAATGTCATCTTGGCATCTCAAATCCAAAACACAGCACGAAATTGCAGACAAaccagaagaaaaaggagaagtcgAGATTTTTCCCCCACAAAACTCGTCCACCCATCTCAATTCGTCTCCATATCGATGGATCCAACCATCCGAAAGGCAAATCCAACCAAGATCTCCAGTCAAAATCAACGAACACCAAGAAAGCTCCACACAATCTACCCCAAaaacgattttttttttcccgTAAAGCAATCTCCTTTCCTTTCACGAGAGCCGAGACGAGAAGGATGGAATCAGAGGCGATTGAGGGATCGGACGATTCTTACCTTGGAAGGGAGATCGATGGCGAGGTAGGGTGCGGAGGAGGAACTGAAGAAAGAAATGATCCACAGAACTCTCCATTGCCCTCAGATCTTTccccttttctctttctttctctgtctGTGCACAGCTATGGAATTACCAGAAACAGAATAATAATGTAACTGTTCACAGAACACGCACCATTCGTCCTCCTAGTGTTCCTTTTCCTCGTTGCCCAGTTACAAGTTTGGTACATCTCAATTGCCCTGTCTTGTCCTGTGACCAATTCTTTTCACAGGTCTGCAACAATTAATAGCAGACATGGCAGTAAGAAACAGAGTCAATCGTTCTTACGTGCCTTCAATTTAAGGATCACCAAGTAGCTATGAACAATGATCTGTATCAATCATTCCAAGGTTGTATGATGCCTGcttgttcttgttcttgattCCCACAATTCAAGGACTTTGGCTGTGCAAAGAtgaattcaagttcttgatatgcaGTGAAAATATACTCTTGAATCTTGTTATATTTAATCTGcacaaaaggaacattgagcTCGAGGATGAAGTAAACTTCATATTGGTTTTTGTTGCTCCGAAACACCACTGCATGTGAGTTTACCTTTCATTGTATGTTTCAGAGGACATGCTGCTTCCATCAGATACTGCAACACTCCGTAAGAATGCATTGTGGTACACACTGTGTGCTGCAGTTGGCAAGTGTTGGAGACATGTTTGACTCTTCTCTTCTCCTGTGTAACACACTCTCTCGAGACCAGTAAAATAGACAAATCAACCTCCATAACAGATGAGGGAGCAGCAAGTTCCAGCAGGAGCTGTGAAGTCCAGTTCTTGTAATCTCTTGATAGAGAGGTAATACAATAACTAAATAGCAGCAGTAGATTGTTGctaggctttttttttttggatctacACTTCCTTTTTGTCGGCAAAGGAATAATATTAAACAGTAAATTTCAGGTTGAACAGTGTAAAATGTTCAGACTGGAAGATGCTATCATGTTGTGGCACAGTTAGCTGCACTGCTTGTAGATGCCATTATCTTGCAAAAGAACAAGCAGAGGTAAGCCATCAGATGAAGAAAGAGGCCTGAAGGATGGCATTGACTTGCAGAACTCCACAACCTATCTGAGATGcacttcttttttatttagtagATCACCTGAAAGAAGGTTTTGTGGTTGCATTGCTGCATGTTGTGAATTTGAGGAGTTGATGAGGATGAAAATTATTTGGACTTAAAATTAGgttatattttcttttaaattaataaaaaaattgaaaagacTATGATTGAACCAAGAGATTTTCAGTAAAAAAGAGCTgatgttttccttctttttttttttttttttcttcactttCTGCACATACAACTGGGGATTTAATAGGatcatttttttctaattttcctgcttttttttttttccatttctacATACTAaagcttacaaaaaaaaaaggatttgcaTGAGCTTGAGCACGAAAATAATAGTAAAGTTTCATTTTTTTTAGATGCATCAAAAGAAGGTAAAAAGATCAAAAGTTCAATAATTGGACAATTTTGAATCAGACAtaactttttttaataaataacttAATTAATGAATCTGTCAAATGAATATATGATGAACTGAATCATTAATTAGTTGAGGTTTTATTATAAACTTCTAAAGTAGAAATAgttcattatttcaaaaaatatatttgttggatttccaaaaaatgataaataattatatataattcttcTTTTAAGACTTGTATTTTGGCATAAGATCATTCAAAAATTTAGGGCTCATTATTTTTCAAACTATTGGGGATGAGCCAATAATGATAGAGCCCACATTGACCTATTAacaaaatttcaaaaatataatgcACACACACCCAACCAATTAGGCCTGTTGTGAGAATCTCTATTGAGACATTCAATTGATTAGTatgttattatataaattataaatctcAGAATTCGAATTCTTGTTATGATGTCTTATAAGCTTGTTATTATTTCATCCTTTATGACTATCCCCTTCCCTTAGATGTTTCCAAGTAATGTTCGGTATAAAGGATTTATGCTTATGCTGATTCAAAAGCCTCCTAGATAGAGAAATCCATTGTTGAGTTGTAATTGctcataattaaataatatatggCACATTGTCTTCCAGTCATATGCTAACCCAAACAATCACCTGCTTTGAGCTCTTGTGTCAAATCATGATAAGCATGACTCTTGTGGTCTCACCCATTGTTATATTGCAATTGGGCAAAACAAGATACAATCTTGTTAAGTTAGATCTTCAATTCCCATGACAACTGAgattgtgtgtgtttgtgtttgtGTTATTCATTGAGATGTCCATATAAAGATGTTACATGATGAACAATGACCAATTACTTTGGCATTCTCAGTGGTCTTATCTCATTGCACTGAGGCCAAAGAGATTTCCTGTCCTCTCATTCTTTGCTAAAGGCACTCTGATTGAGTTGGTTAACTTGCAGGTCTCAAGTCCAGAAGACTGAAAGAGGTGGCTTGATGGGAGTGAGGTTGGTAGCTCATTTAAGTTAAAGGCAAAAGGATGGTGGGCAATAACATCATTGAATGAGAACACAAGAGTCCTCATTCAAGACTTGATGCCTCATTGAGATCTGAAAATTCACAAGCTCTGTTCTCATGGGAGGCATAGAGTATTTATGTCTCTGATGACAGAGAAATAGCCTCTCTCTTATATGATACATATCCAAGTGTCTTAACAATGTCTAATGAGTCACTTTTCTTCATGAACTCATTTGGAGTTTTCAGTATAAAATCAagcattcatcatcatcatcattgctaATATGCAAATCCTCAGAATCACCAGGGGATTtccaagcacagaagacagtaatCAACCTTTTTAG
Above is a genomic segment from Musa acuminata AAA Group cultivar baxijiao chromosome BXJ3-4, Cavendish_Baxijiao_AAA, whole genome shotgun sequence containing:
- the LOC135635268 gene encoding uncharacterized protein LOC135635268 gives rise to the protein MGIIKLRPQRPGNDHHLRRSSFIILQNEDTHELEKTLGDDSDDCELGEVGYEYVMVGGQTCGIPYELYELPDLKEILSVETWNYYLTEDERFSLAAFLPDMSQETVWIAIKELLTDVDVFFGSPLKKFYSGLRGGLYSPQVTHLREGIHFLQRSEYYHSLRSYHENLSQVFVEMKEVWNRCRPTTSIEERVQIWNSRKENKPVFVVDLNTFPDEGTLKKGDSNDRIVETVPFSKKTKMYMNQSHDSKVLVSGLVCSTKRKAKGFLKLKPIVTNSVPIQMMQALPDKSGEPSMRLPKGVLKIKPRYDPLSEEKLRPKPEQISVDGWGTHAHQVLPPQFAFKRDNLNLSKRLPFSHQVDRDGRTYRDTEDKQDWQRDEDLYAGCGSVDYSESERFQRKPKMIIDLRHDDVEICKGWFPSQTNQNLRIYPQEDGHIRECQGKKSSWNSSNTQPNRSFESLADPKKESFKHALENYQERKPSALISEACFGVSNNCTHQHEILTKFSDHLDHQCKDNGAVNVAVSGVKEGLMLPITYKRKKPQRKLNQVNSLKQQQPNVVSLESAAPSGILKPKPMAIKIKFSGLTGYNA